One stretch of Tepidibacter hydrothermalis DNA includes these proteins:
- the ord gene encoding 2,4-diaminopentanoate dehydrogenase, producing the protein MENIRVGIWGFGAMGSGMANMLLKKEGVEIVAVCDKHEARVGKDIYEVLGVDRKDRKEIIIKSNEEEAFEEKCADVVLLATDSFTKGAFDKIKFVLERKINVISTAEEMSYPDAQEPELAKIIDEIAKENHVSVLGTGINPGFVLDLLILALTGTCERVDHIKASRVNDLSPFGHAVMVEQGVGVTPEEFEKGVKNGEIAGHVGFPESIKMITDGIGWDLEKVDQTRQSIVSNVYRQSQYAEVQAGNVAGCKQCGYGYVDGEVKVEMEHPQQILPNLEGVDTGDYVQIKGVPDISLQIKPEIPGGIGTIAMCVNSIPHVINARPGLKTMLDIPVPRAIMGDMRNMVEEKKECGCGCC; encoded by the coding sequence ATGGAAAACATTAGAGTTGGTATTTGGGGATTTGGAGCTATGGGAAGCGGAATGGCTAACATGCTATTAAAAAAAGAAGGAGTAGAGATAGTAGCTGTTTGTGATAAACATGAAGCTAGAGTAGGAAAAGATATATATGAAGTTTTAGGTGTTGATAGAAAAGATAGAAAAGAAATAATAATAAAATCTAATGAAGAAGAGGCCTTTGAAGAAAAGTGTGCGGATGTAGTTTTACTTGCTACTGATTCATTTACAAAAGGAGCTTTTGATAAAATAAAATTTGTTTTAGAAAGAAAAATAAATGTAATATCTACTGCAGAGGAAATGTCTTATCCAGATGCACAAGAACCAGAACTTGCTAAGATAATAGATGAAATAGCTAAAGAAAATCATGTATCTGTACTTGGAACAGGAATCAATCCAGGATTTGTACTTGATTTATTGATACTTGCTCTTACAGGAACTTGTGAAAGAGTAGATCATATAAAAGCATCAAGAGTAAATGATTTATCTCCATTTGGTCATGCTGTTATGGTAGAACAAGGTGTTGGAGTTACTCCTGAAGAGTTTGAAAAAGGAGTTAAAAATGGAGAAATAGCAGGACATGTAGGATTCCCTGAATCTATAAAGATGATTACAGATGGAATAGGATGGGATCTAGAAAAGGTAGATCAAACAAGACAATCAATAGTATCTAATGTATATAGACAAAGTCAATATGCAGAGGTTCAAGCTGGAAATGTAGCTGGTTGTAAGCAATGTGGTTATGGATATGTAGATGGGGAAGTTAAGGTTGAAATGGAACATCCACAACAAATACTACCTAATCTTGAAGGTGTTGATACAGGAGATTATGTACAAATTAAGGGAGTACCAGATATATCTCTTCAAATAAAACCAGAAATACCAGGAGGAATAGGAACTATAGCTATGTGTGTTAATAGTATTCCTCATGTTATAAATGCAAGACCAGGACTTAAAACTATGTTAGATATTCCTGTACCGAGAGCTATTATGGGAGATATGAGAAACATGGTTGAAGAAAAAAAAGAATGCGGATGCGGATGCTGTTAG
- a CDS encoding threonine/serine ThrE exporter family protein has product MTITQKKGILRIALYAGEIMLKNGAEIYRVEDTIIRICMSKSINHVNAFVTPTGIFVSDDRMDGISFIKRIKNRSLNLDKVSMVNNFSRDYVNSNMTVPQALSALKKIENADKYSFPVRIFFTGVIGGFFSLMFGGEFLDFISAFIISMVSIFIADEIDKISDTSFLSTIVASSTIGLLGILFTLFGIGKSLDMIIVGSIMPLVPGVSFTNGLRDFISGDLIGGLAKIFEAIFIAICIAVGIGIVFQLWVNWFGGAF; this is encoded by the coding sequence TTGACTATAACACAAAAAAAAGGAATACTGAGAATTGCTCTTTATGCTGGAGAAATAATGCTTAAAAACGGGGCAGAAATATACAGGGTGGAAGATACTATAATTAGAATATGTATGTCTAAAAGTATAAATCACGTGAATGCATTTGTAACCCCCACGGGAATATTTGTATCAGACGATAGAATGGATGGTATAAGCTTTATCAAAAGAATTAAAAACAGAAGTCTAAATCTCGACAAAGTGTCTATGGTAAATAACTTTTCAAGAGACTATGTAAATTCTAATATGACAGTACCTCAAGCTTTATCTGCATTAAAAAAAATAGAAAATGCAGATAAATACTCTTTTCCTGTAAGAATTTTCTTTACAGGAGTTATAGGTGGATTTTTTTCACTTATGTTCGGAGGAGAGTTTTTAGATTTTATATCTGCTTTTATTATCTCTATGGTATCAATATTCATAGCAGATGAAATAGATAAGATAAGTGATACTTCATTTTTATCAACAATTGTAGCCTCATCTACTATAGGACTACTAGGTATACTTTTTACACTGTTTGGAATAGGAAAAAGTCTTGATATGATAATAGTAGGATCTATAATGCCTCTAGTTCCCGGAGTATCATTTACAAATGGTTTAAGAGACTTTATATCAGGGGATTTAATAGGAGGTCTCGCAAAAATATTTGAAGCTATATTCATTGCTATATGTATAGCTGTTGGAATAGGTATAGTATTCCAACTATGGGTTAACTGGTTCGGAGGTGCATTCTAA
- a CDS encoding metal-sensitive transcriptional regulator translates to MNEMAEKSKKDKDAIIKRLRRIEGQVKGIQKMINEDKYCVDILIQIAAIRSAIDKVGGIMLENHVKGCVKNTIDNSNDIEEKDRVIDELVNTMLKFMK, encoded by the coding sequence ATGAATGAAATGGCTGAAAAAAGTAAAAAAGATAAAGATGCTATAATAAAAAGACTTAGAAGAATAGAAGGACAAGTTAAAGGCATTCAAAAGATGATAAATGAAGATAAATATTGTGTTGATATACTAATACAGATTGCAGCAATACGTTCTGCAATAGATAAGGTAGGGGGTATAATGCTTGAGAATCATGTAAAAGGATGTGTAAAAAACACAATTGATAATTCTAATGATATTGAGGAAAAAGATAGAGTTATAGATGAGCTTGTAAATACAATGCTTAAATTTATGAAGTAG
- a CDS encoding threonine/serine exporter family protein yields MSLYLHFIYSFLATIGFCIFFNVQKKDLLYASLTGSIGWTLYIYMNNITNSASLSSFIAATVIGLLGEMFARVNRKPVTVFIIPGIVPLVPGYGMYLTMLDIINNDFYSAAKTGSDTIFIAGSIAIGVVLVSSTAKMFKRRNKKNSSNATH; encoded by the coding sequence ATGAGCTTATATCTTCACTTTATCTACTCATTTTTAGCTACAATAGGATTTTGCATATTTTTTAATGTCCAGAAAAAAGATCTCTTATATGCTTCACTTACTGGAAGTATAGGCTGGACATTATATATTTATATGAATAATATAACTAATTCAGCTTCTTTATCAAGCTTTATAGCCGCAACTGTAATAGGCTTATTAGGCGAGATGTTTGCAAGAGTAAACAGAAAACCCGTTACAGTATTCATAATTCCAGGTATAGTTCCTTTAGTTCCAGGTTATGGAATGTATTTAACTATGCTAGATATCATAAACAACGATTTCTATAGTGCAGCTAAAACTGGAAGTGATACTATATTTATAGCTGGATCAATAGCAATAGGTGTTGTATTAGTCTCATCTACAGCAAAAATGTTTAAAAGAAGAAATAAAAAAAATTCGTCCAATGCTACGCATTGA
- the oraE gene encoding D-ornithine 4,5-aminomutase subunit OraE has translation MKKLDVNEKLDIRNILDDLENYRPKRRGWTWRENKEIEMGGHKYSDCSPALKNSIGIPAAVRYFENLDPQPKEVITTEIASGRFEDDIRRMRMAAWHGADHLMVIRTAGQSHYDGLIEGSPQGIGGIPVTRKQVRAQRKAVDLIEEEVGRPINYHSYVSGVAGPDIAVMFAEEGVNGAHQDPQYNVLYRNINMIRSYIDAAESKKIMVWADIAQIDGAHNANATARDAWKVMPELMVQHAINSIFSHKVGMKKEDICLSTVPPSAAPVPCIKYDLPYAVALRDLFDEYRMRAQQNTKYVTSSSREATVTHVMNMMISKLTRADIQSTITPDEGRNVPWHMYNIEACDTAKQTLVGLDGLLEMVELKKEGYLGDKVRELKERAILYMEEMLEVGGYFESVEKGFFVDSGMYPERNGDGIARKINGGIGAGYVFERDEDYMAPVTAHFGYNNVAQYDENAIDNPSSLIGGCTFEDPEKIVYIDELDENDNVFNRLDEKEKYRNSNFIKPEVEWLADGTVQVELFLPTSSRVAEFAAVEFAKKMNLQDPEVIHVEMMHPSEGTRVQVKGKLDADLDISTLEIPPEPELMSDEELWSEIEKRPMKVVAATVGEDEHSVGLREVIDIKHGGIEKWGIEVEYLGTSCPIEKLIDAAIELNADAVLASTIISHDDIHYKNMKRLHEYAIEKGVRDKIMIACGGTQVTPEIAVKQGVDAGFGKTDRGIHVATFFVNKRKEKLAEAEA, from the coding sequence ATGAAAAAACTAGATGTTAATGAGAAATTAGATATAAGAAATATATTAGATGATTTGGAGAACTACAGACCTAAAAGAAGAGGTTGGACTTGGAGAGAAAATAAAGAAATAGAAATGGGAGGACACAAGTACTCTGATTGTTCACCTGCTCTTAAAAATTCAATAGGAATACCCGCTGCTGTTAGATATTTTGAAAATTTGGATCCTCAACCAAAAGAAGTTATAACTACAGAAATTGCTTCTGGTAGATTTGAGGATGATATAAGAAGAATGAGAATGGCTGCATGGCATGGAGCAGATCATTTAATGGTTATTAGAACTGCTGGTCAATCTCATTATGATGGATTAATAGAGGGATCGCCTCAAGGTATAGGAGGTATTCCTGTTACAAGAAAGCAAGTTAGAGCTCAAAGAAAAGCTGTTGATTTAATAGAAGAAGAAGTAGGAAGACCTATAAACTACCATTCTTATGTATCAGGAGTAGCTGGTCCTGATATAGCTGTAATGTTTGCAGAAGAAGGGGTTAATGGAGCTCATCAAGATCCACAGTACAACGTATTGTATAGAAATATAAACATGATAAGGTCTTATATTGATGCAGCTGAATCTAAGAAGATTATGGTTTGGGCAGATATAGCTCAAATAGATGGTGCTCATAATGCAAATGCAACTGCAAGAGATGCTTGGAAGGTTATGCCAGAGCTTATGGTACAACATGCTATAAACTCTATATTCTCACATAAAGTAGGTATGAAAAAAGAAGATATATGCTTATCAACTGTACCTCCATCAGCAGCTCCAGTTCCGTGTATTAAGTATGATTTACCTTATGCTGTTGCCCTAAGAGATTTATTTGATGAGTATAGAATGAGAGCTCAACAAAATACTAAGTATGTTACATCTTCTTCAAGAGAGGCTACTGTAACTCATGTTATGAATATGATGATATCTAAGCTTACTAGAGCGGATATTCAATCTACTATAACTCCTGATGAGGGAAGAAATGTGCCATGGCATATGTATAACATAGAAGCATGTGATACTGCTAAGCAAACTCTAGTAGGTCTTGATGGATTACTTGAGATGGTTGAACTTAAAAAGGAAGGATACTTAGGCGATAAGGTTAGAGAATTAAAAGAAAGAGCTATTCTTTACATGGAAGAAATGCTTGAAGTTGGAGGATACTTTGAATCAGTAGAAAAAGGATTCTTCGTAGACTCTGGAATGTATCCTGAAAGAAATGGAGATGGAATAGCTAGAAAAATAAATGGTGGAATAGGTGCAGGATATGTATTCGAAAGAGATGAAGATTATATGGCTCCTGTAACTGCACACTTTGGATATAATAACGTTGCTCAATATGATGAAAATGCTATAGATAATCCATCTTCATTAATTGGTGGATGTACTTTTGAAGATCCTGAAAAGATAGTTTATATAGATGAGCTTGATGAAAATGATAATGTATTCAATCGTCTAGATGAAAAGGAAAAATACAGAAATTCAAACTTTATAAAACCAGAAGTAGAATGGCTTGCTGATGGAACAGTTCAAGTTGAATTATTCCTTCCAACAAGCAGTAGAGTAGCTGAATTTGCAGCTGTTGAATTTGCTAAGAAAATGAACCTTCAAGATCCTGAGGTTATACATGTTGAAATGATGCACCCATCAGAGGGAACAAGAGTCCAAGTAAAAGGAAAATTAGATGCTGATCTTGATATAAGCACGCTTGAAATACCTCCAGAGCCTGAACTTATGAGTGATGAAGAACTTTGGAGTGAGATAGAAAAAAGACCTATGAAGGTAGTTGCAGCAACAGTTGGAGAAGATGAGCATTCAGTTGGTCTTCGCGAGGTTATAGATATTAAACATGGTGGAATAGAAAAATGGGGAATTGAGGTTGAATACTTAGGAACTTCTTGCCCGATAGAAAAACTTATAGATGCTGCAATAGAGTTAAATGCAGATGCAGTACTTGCATCAACTATAATAAGTCACGATGATATTCACTATAAGAATATGAAAAGACTTCATGAATATGCAATAGAAAAAGGAGTTAGAGATAAAATTATGATAGCTTGTGGAGGAACTCAAGTTACTCCAGAAATAGCAGTTAAACAAGGTGTAGATGCAGGTTTTGGAAAAACTGATAGAGGAATACATGTAGCTA
- the ortB gene encoding 2-amino-4-oxopentanoate thiolase subunit OrtB — translation MSYLGVMSRRNEIMKNAVGIDYELFESGTVDFDYEKMMRETGYTLDEMQNIQKDVSICNTPLIELKNITELARKCSSKGKGARIFIKDEASSPSGSFKARRAANAVYHAKKLGYKGVIAATSGNYGAAVASQAAMQGLKCIIVQECYDSQGKGQPEIIEKARKCEAYGAEVIQLSVGPELFYTFLRLLEETGYFNASLYTPFGIAGVETLGYEISMQFREKEGRDPDVVVCTNAGGGNLTGTARGLIKAGAFDTKVVGASVNLKGLHMASDTQFNKKSFTTGHTGFGIPFCTNPDRSDVPRSAGRPLRYMDRYVTVNQGEVFYMTEALAQIEGLERGPAGNTSLAAAFCIAQEMDEDKIIVVQETEYTGAGKHIQPQLTFARENGIDIRFGNPEDEVAGESIILPSHPSMIKIKDLDLNKIKRSYIKNCIERINLTEINEKDLEFLVKDTKSSYEFVKEILKELGVNCLKENLGV, via the coding sequence ATGAGCTATTTAGGAGTAATGTCTAGAAGAAATGAAATAATGAAAAATGCTGTTGGAATAGATTATGAGTTATTTGAATCGGGCACTGTAGATTTTGACTATGAAAAGATGATGAGAGAAACAGGATATACTTTGGATGAAATGCAAAATATTCAAAAGGATGTATCTATATGTAATACTCCTTTGATAGAGCTTAAAAATATAACTGAACTTGCAAGAAAGTGTTCATCAAAAGGAAAAGGAGCAAGAATATTTATAAAGGATGAAGCGTCTAGCCCATCTGGAAGCTTCAAGGCGAGACGTGCTGCAAATGCTGTATATCATGCTAAAAAGCTAGGATATAAGGGGGTAATTGCTGCAACTAGTGGTAATTATGGAGCTGCTGTTGCATCACAAGCTGCAATGCAAGGACTTAAATGCATTATAGTTCAAGAATGTTATGATAGCCAAGGTAAAGGTCAACCAGAGATTATAGAAAAAGCTAGAAAGTGTGAGGCATATGGAGCAGAGGTTATTCAATTAAGTGTAGGACCAGAGTTGTTTTATACATTTTTAAGATTATTAGAAGAAACGGGATACTTTAATGCATCTTTGTATACTCCTTTTGGAATTGCAGGAGTTGAAACATTAGGATATGAGATAAGCATGCAGTTTAGAGAAAAAGAAGGAAGAGATCCTGATGTTGTAGTTTGTACCAATGCAGGTGGAGGAAATTTAACTGGTACAGCAAGAGGCCTTATTAAAGCTGGAGCTTTTGATACTAAGGTTGTAGGAGCTAGTGTTAACTTAAAAGGTCTACATATGGCGTCTGATACTCAATTCAATAAAAAGTCGTTTACAACAGGTCATACTGGATTTGGGATACCATTTTGTACTAATCCAGATAGATCAGATGTTCCAAGATCTGCGGGAAGACCACTTAGATATATGGATAGATATGTAACTGTAAATCAAGGAGAGGTATTTTATATGACAGAAGCATTAGCTCAAATAGAAGGCCTTGAAAGAGGTCCTGCTGGAAATACATCACTTGCAGCTGCATTTTGTATAGCTCAAGAAATGGATGAGGATAAGATAATTGTTGTCCAAGAAACTGAATATACTGGAGCTGGTAAGCATATTCAGCCACAACTTACATTTGCAAGAGAAAATGGTATAGATATAAGATTTGGAAATCCAGAGGATGAAGTTGCTGGAGAGAGTATAATACTTCCTAGCCACCCATCTATGATTAAAATTAAAGATCTGGATTTAAATAAAATTAAAAGATCATATATTAAAAATTGTATAGAAAGAATCAACTTAACTGAAATCAACGAGAAGGATTTAGAATTTTTAGTTAAAGATACTAAGTCTAGTTATGAATTTGTAAAAGAAATATTAAAAGAACTTGGTGTTAATTGTTTGAAAGAAAATTTGGGGGTGTAA
- the ortA gene encoding 2-amino-4-oxopentanoate thiolase subunit OrtA — protein MNVKKGDWVLVHNVILNPDQRAPQVPDDTKKVPLEMWVKGFLNHDASINDEVEITTITKRIVKGKLVETNPYYKHDYGKCIPELLQIGLQLKGILFGGEDCE, from the coding sequence ATGAATGTTAAAAAAGGAGATTGGGTTTTAGTTCACAATGTGATATTAAATCCAGATCAAAGAGCACCACAGGTTCCAGACGATACTAAAAAAGTACCTCTTGAAATGTGGGTAAAAGGATTTTTAAATCATGATGCATCTATAAATGATGAAGTTGAGATAACTACTATAACTAAAAGAATAGTCAAGGGTAAGCTTGTAGAAACAAATCCATATTATAAGCATGATTATGGAAAATGTATTCCTGAACTTTTACAAATAGGTCTTCAACTAAAAGGTATTTTATTTGGAGGTGAAGACTGTGAGTAA
- a CDS encoding SoxR reducing system RseC family protein codes for MRQTGVVVSTNENTAILKMQRHSACASCGGCGMGKEEGKDIQIEAINKIGAAKGDFVEVDVSTPNVLKAAAIAYVIPLIVLFVGIVISNKVLTAINYSSNVETMSAIIGAFLMSIVFIIIKKNEPKFKKSEEYTPIITNIAEETTI; via the coding sequence ATGAGACAAACAGGTGTTGTGGTAAGTACTAATGAAAATACAGCTATTTTAAAGATGCAAAGACATTCAGCTTGTGCAAGCTGTGGTGGATGCGGAATGGGAAAAGAAGAAGGTAAGGATATACAAATAGAGGCAATCAATAAAATTGGTGCTGCTAAGGGAGACTTTGTTGAAGTAGATGTCAGTACTCCTAATGTATTAAAGGCTGCGGCTATAGCATATGTTATACCTTTGATAGTTTTATTTGTTGGAATAGTTATATCAAATAAAGTATTAACAGCTATAAATTATAGCTCAAATGTAGAAACTATGAGCGCTATAATAGGAGCTTTTTTAATGAGTATAGTATTTATTATAATAAAAAAGAATGAACCTAAATTTAAAAAGAGTGAAGAGTATACTCCTATTATAACTAATATAGCTGAGGAGACGACTATATAA
- the glyA gene encoding serine hydroxymethyltransferase, whose protein sequence is MNFENLIKEDKQVYDALANEIDRQNRNIELIASENSVSLAVMEAMGSHLTNKYAEGYPGKRYYGGCEHIDVIENLAIDRLKDIFGADHANVQPHSGANANLGVYFAILSPGDKVMGMNLSQGGHLTHGSPVNISGNYFDFTEYGVCKENGTIDYDDVRKKAHEVKPKLIVAGASAYPREIDFKKFKEIADEVGAMLMVDMAHIAGLVAAGLHQNPCEVADFVTTTTHKTLRGPRGGVILCKSEYAKAIDKAIFPGIQGGPLEHIIAAKAVSFKEALQDDFKNYQQQIIKNSKKLADELIDRGFDLVTGGTDNHLILLDLRNKNITGKEAEKILDEAHITVNKNAIPFDPESPFVTSGVRIGTPAITTRGMKEDEMKTIAEAIDLCITHREVKKAGEIIKNLTDEFVLY, encoded by the coding sequence ATGAATTTTGAAAATCTAATAAAAGAAGACAAGCAAGTATATGATGCTTTAGCAAATGAAATTGATAGACAAAATAGGAACATAGAACTTATAGCGTCTGAAAATTCAGTATCTTTAGCTGTTATGGAGGCTATGGGTAGTCATCTTACAAACAAATATGCAGAGGGGTATCCAGGCAAGAGGTATTATGGAGGGTGTGAACATATAGATGTTATAGAAAATCTAGCTATAGATAGACTTAAAGATATATTTGGAGCAGATCATGCTAATGTACAACCTCATTCAGGAGCTAATGCAAATTTAGGAGTCTATTTTGCAATATTAAGTCCAGGGGATAAAGTTATGGGTATGAATTTATCTCAAGGTGGTCATTTAACTCATGGTTCCCCTGTTAATATATCTGGAAATTATTTTGATTTTACAGAATACGGTGTTTGTAAAGAGAATGGAACGATAGATTATGATGATGTTAGAAAGAAAGCACATGAAGTAAAACCGAAGCTTATAGTAGCTGGAGCTAGTGCATATCCAAGAGAAATAGATTTTAAAAAGTTCAAGGAAATTGCTGATGAAGTTGGAGCTATGTTAATGGTTGATATGGCACATATAGCTGGGCTTGTTGCTGCAGGACTTCATCAAAATCCATGTGAGGTAGCTGATTTTGTAACTACTACTACTCATAAAACTTTGAGAGGGCCAAGAGGAGGAGTTATACTTTGTAAGAGTGAATATGCAAAGGCAATTGATAAAGCAATATTCCCTGGAATACAAGGTGGACCACTAGAGCATATTATAGCTGCTAAAGCTGTAAGCTTTAAAGAAGCTTTACAAGATGATTTTAAGAATTATCAACAACAAATAATTAAAAACAGCAAAAAGTTAGCTGATGAATTGATAGATAGAGGATTTGATTTGGTGACAGGTGGAACTGATAATCATCTTATCCTTTTGGATCTTAGAAATAAGAATATAACTGGAAAAGAAGCAGAAAAGATACTTGATGAGGCTCATATAACGGTTAATAAAAATGCTATACCTTTTGATCCAGAAAGTCCTTTTGTAACTAGTGGAGTAAGAATAGGAACTCCAGCTATTACAACTAGAGGTATGAAAGAAGATGAAATGAAGACTATAGCTGAAGCAATAGATCTTTGTATAACTCATAGAGAAGTTAAAAAGGCAGGAGAGATTATAAAAAATCTTACTGATGAATTTGTCTTATATTAG
- a CDS encoding sigma-54 interaction domain-containing protein, with protein sequence MNTKDYIKLMQNILHYIEDGIHVIDNEGNTVVYNKAMAELEQMKETDVLNKNLLDIFNGLNEETSTLLKVLNSGHIIKDKKQTYLNKYKNEITTVNTTIPVIDNGKTLGAIEISKNITKMKELSEEILTLHREKSNPKKIIQNKIKKYTFENIIGESETFKKAVSLAKRASKTPAPVFIYGKTGTGKELFSQSIHYEGVRKNKPFIAQNCAALPESLLEGILFGTEKGGFTGAISRPGLFEQANKGTLLLDEINSMPVELQAKLLRVLQEGYIRRIGGIKDIPIDVRIIATTNEEPTKLLKENKLRKDLYYRLNVISIYIPSLNEREDDIILLADYFIKKYNSKLDKNVKKIDKEAKRSLLNYKWHGNIRELENTIYSAISMLDYEDTISVENLNIDINNCEDVQNNLNISNEKCLDELLKEIEVDFITRALISNEKNITKSAKQLGIKRQTLQHKIKKYNI encoded by the coding sequence ATGAATACTAAAGATTATATTAAGTTAATGCAAAACATTTTGCACTATATAGAAGATGGAATTCATGTTATCGATAATGAGGGAAATACTGTTGTATATAATAAAGCCATGGCAGAACTTGAACAAATGAAAGAAACGGATGTATTAAATAAAAATTTGCTAGATATATTTAATGGATTAAATGAAGAGACCAGTACTCTTTTAAAAGTACTAAATAGTGGACATATTATAAAAGATAAAAAGCAAACTTACCTAAATAAATACAAAAACGAAATTACTACTGTAAATACTACAATACCTGTCATTGATAATGGAAAAACACTAGGAGCTATTGAAATATCTAAGAATATAACTAAAATGAAAGAACTTTCAGAAGAAATATTGACCCTTCACAGAGAAAAATCAAATCCGAAAAAAATAATTCAAAATAAGATTAAAAAATATACATTTGAAAACATAATAGGAGAGAGTGAAACTTTTAAAAAAGCTGTATCTCTAGCTAAAAGAGCATCTAAAACTCCAGCTCCTGTTTTTATATATGGAAAAACAGGAACTGGAAAAGAACTTTTTAGTCAAAGTATACACTATGAAGGAGTAAGAAAGAACAAGCCTTTTATAGCTCAAAACTGTGCAGCTCTTCCTGAAAGCTTGCTTGAGGGAATTTTGTTTGGAACAGAAAAGGGTGGGTTCACAGGAGCTATAAGTAGACCTGGATTATTTGAACAGGCTAACAAGGGAACTTTGTTATTAGATGAGATAAACTCTATGCCAGTAGAGCTTCAGGCTAAGCTTTTAAGGGTTTTACAAGAAGGTTATATAAGGCGAATTGGTGGAATAAAGGATATTCCTATAGATGTTAGGATAATAGCCACAACTAATGAAGAACCTACAAAATTGTTAAAAGAAAACAAGCTTAGAAAAGATCTCTACTATAGACTTAATGTAATATCTATATACATTCCTTCTTTGAATGAAAGAGAAGATGATATAATACTTCTAGCAGATTACTTTATAAAAAAATATAATAGCAAATTAGATAAAAATGTTAAGAAGATAGATAAAGAAGCAAAAAGATCATTATTAAATTATAAGTGGCATGGTAATATAAGAGAACTTGAGAATACTATATATTCAGCCATTAGTATGCTTGATTATGAAGATACTATTAGTGTTGAGAACTTAAATATTGATATTAATAACTGCGAAGATGTACAAAACAATCTAAATATATCAAATGAAAAATGTTTAGATGAATTGTTAAAAGAAATCGAAGTTGATTTTATAACAAGGGCTTTAATAAGTAATGAGAAAAACATTACAAAATCAGCAAAACAGTTGGGAATAAAAAGACAAACTCTTCAGCATAAAATTAAAAAATATAATATTTAA